One window of Pocillopora verrucosa isolate sample1 chromosome 9, ASM3666991v2, whole genome shotgun sequence genomic DNA carries:
- the LOC131798887 gene encoding ephrin type-A receptor 4-like encodes MDHHLITIANLLQILAFSVADKVILQRWPTTLKRWDYWTTSRPIGGPVGWQKTPNVNGIPMYTSCVVSGQQPNVWLRSNPVTIPSAVIQVYIAIQYRSKNCTMLDGDDFCREYFDLYVYQSWNKEVPEPPGNNSTYSKIAKITAPIPGVCARVTKIFGVSVKGRYITLAFHNQGSCSVIYSVVVSYFFCPEFTSGTGLVSLPRSMAPANNSEPVEGRCVVNAVHYQGAVMLDCQSDGFWNISSLQGGCVCKEKMENTGGECRDCPERKYNDQNGLNCTVIPSTPRDVKVAFVNQSGVEITWQSPLETGDQTHVIYDVNCLIRKICSIDDVDRDNCLYENCSRDVRYIPNNKGLKMNHVIVMGLSSFVNYTFKILAKNRVSEVAKRIYGDEGNFATLNIMIEGLEVSSSTAAPRTKVSFKTVSAKLEKVDTMNVIYLNVIYGFVGLIVLIILFFCYTTFGRWRLRRQENDVQMTAHSEGREYDAVPMLPLVGAKDQTTNEILDGFELDRAQLKLVKLLGTGNFGRVSKAIYGPSQIQVAVKSLKDNAEKEDLESIIMELEVMKSLRNHPHVVGLIGHCIEKDPAFIVLEYLPYGDLLGYLRKSRGIEDNYNTGEKEPSSALSEKDLLSFAWMIADGMDYLASMKVVHRDLAARNVLVGENRVCKISDFGLARSLQEDIYTRRTQARLPIKWMAPESIFNAESTTKSDVWSYGIVMWELFTLGGSPYPGVSVKELISLLEGAYRMPKPKHVSEKLCSIMKECWVEDPSKRPTFQWLCSVIKRLLEDHQTYVNLEIYDSKNYINFDMIMDKE; translated from the exons ATGGATCATCACTTAATTACAATCGCTAATCTCCTGCAAATTCTGGCCTTTTCAGTGGCGGATAAAG TGATTTTACAAAGGTGGCCGACAACATTGAAAAGGTGGGACTACTGGACAACTTCAAGGCCGATAGGTGGACCTGTTGGG TGGCAAAAAACACCAAACGTAAATGGAATCCCAATGTACACGAGCTGCGTTGTCAGCGGTCAACAACCAAACGTCTGGCTTAGAAGTAATCCTGTCACAATCCCAAGTGCAGTGATACAGGTTTACATTGCTATTCAATACCGCTCGAAGAACTGTACAATGTTGGATGGAGATGATTTCTGTAGAGAATATTTTGACCTTTACGTGTATCAGTCCTGGAATAAAGAGGTACCCGAACCTCCAGGAAACAATTCCACCTATTCAAAGATTGCTAAGATAACTGCGCCGATCCCAGGTGTCTGCGCAAGAGTAACAAAAATATTTGGTGTTTCAGTGAAAGGAAGGTACATCACGCTGGCTTTTCATAATCAGGGCTCTTGCAGCGTCATTTATTCTGTTGTTGTCAGTTATTTCTTTTGTCCAGAATTTACATCTGGTACTGGCTTGGTGTCCTTACCACGTTCCATGGCTCCAGCAAACAATTCAGAACCAGTAGAAGGTCGATGTGTCGTAAATGCTGTCCATTATCAAGGTGCTGTAATGTTAGACTGCCAAAGCGATGGCTTTTGGAACATCAGCTCACTTCAGGGAGGTTGTGTATGCAAGGAGAAGATGGAAAATACAGGAGGAGAATGTAGAG ATTGCCCAGAGAGAAAATACAACGATCAGAATGGTTTGAATTGCACAG TGATACCATCAACTCCGAGGGATGTCAAGGTTGCATTCGTAAACCAAAGTGGAGTTGAGATAACATGGCAGTCTCCATTAGAAACTGGTGATCAGACACACGTGATTTATGACGTCAACTGCCTCATACGAAAGATATGTAGTATTGATGACGTCGATCGCGACAACTGTCTTTACGAGAATTGTTCACGTGACGTAAGATACATTCCTAATAATAAAGGTTTGAAAATGAACCACGTGATAGTGATGGGGCTATCTTCATTTGTGAATTACACTTTTAAAATCCTCGCCAAGAATAGAGTAAGTGAAGTGGCCAAAAGAATTTATGGAGATGAAGGAAATTTTGCAACACTGAACATAATGATTGAAGGATTAG AGGTATCTTCAAGCACTGCAGCCCCACGAACTAAAG TCTCATTTAAGACAGTTTCCGCAAAACTGGAAAAAG TAGACACCATGAATGTAATTTATCTGAACGTCATCTATGGATTTGTGGGGCTGATAGTtctgatcattttatttttctgctacACCACTTTTGGAAG GTGGCGCCTCCGAAGACAAGAAAATGATGTGCAAATGACAGCCCATTCAGAGGGCAGAGAGTACGACG CGGTACCAATGCTTCCTCTGGTTGGGGCTAAAGATCAAAccacaaatgaaattttggaTGGTTTTGAGCTCGACCGCGCACAACTAAAGCTCGTAAAATTGCTTGGAACCGGAAACTTTGGCCGAGTATCCAAGGCTATTTACGGGCCTTCCCAGATACAAGTGGCCGTAAAATCCCTGAAAG ACAATGCCGAAAAAGAGGACCTAGAAAGCATCATTATGGAGTTGGAAGTTATGAAATCTCTGAGGAATCATCCTCACGTGGTTGGTCTCATTGGTCATTGTATAGAGAAAG ATCCCGCGTTTATCGTTTTGGAGTATTTACCATACGGGGATTTGTTGGGATACCTGCGTAAGAGCAGAGGAATTGAAGACAATTATAACACAGGAGAAAAGGAACCAAGTTCAGCTCTTTCAGAAAAGGACCTCCTGTCTTTCGCGTGGATGATTGCTGATGGTATGGATTATTTGGCATCAATGAAG gTCGTCCATCGGGATTTAGCAGCTCGAAATGTGTTAGTTGGAGAAAACAGAGTGTGCAAAATTTCAGACTTCGGACTGGCACGTAGTTTGCAGGAAGATATCTACACGAGAAGGACTCAG GCCCGACTTCCAATCAAATGGATGGCCCCGGAATCCATTTTCAATGCTGAGTCGACAACAAAGAGTGATGT ATGGTCATACGGCATTGTAATGTGGGAACTGTTTACCCTCG GGGGATCGCCATATCCTGGTGTTAGTGTCAAAGAACTCATTTCATTGTTGGAGGGTGCATATCGCATGCCAAAACCGAAGCACGTCTCAGAGAAACT
- the LOC136283267 gene encoding uncharacterized protein: protein MCDRLVSIQTYNAHKRRKATTKCHQMAAIYLQSHPSPWKTHLKRWFQWPISPCLGPRCRPTKAVLPYHKRVKFKKLIAMNPEARDNTNSVLRKTARMKIRSDIINERKGQIAKGSLFFGQFNRTGHCQENTQRAIW from the exons ATGTGCGATCGTTTAGTCTCAATCCAGACTTACAACGCGCACAAACGAAGGAAGGCAACAACA AAATGCCACCAAATGGCTGCAATTTATCTGCAGAGTCACCCGTCACCCTGGAAGACTCATTT AAAAAGATGGTTTCAATGGCCAATATCTCCTTGCCTTGGCCCAAGATGCAGACCAACTAAGGCAGTACTTCCCTATCATAAAAGAGTGAAGTTtaagaaattgattgcaatgaaCCCTGAAGCTAGAGACAACACAAATTCTGTGTTG AGAAAAACAGCAAGGATGAAAATAAGAAGTGACATCATCAATGAAAGAAAAGGGCAAATTGCTAAAGGATCTCTGTTTTTTGGACAATTCAACAGAACTGGGCATTGTCAA GAAAACACACAACGAGCCATTTGGTAA